The genomic interval ATAATCTCATGAATCTGACACCTGAAGCATGAAAAACGATTAGATATAGATAACGGTCTTACCAGTAAAATGATGCACCAACTACACTTAAAAACACATAACAGAGTAGCCATACGAGCTGAAAGTCCTTTGCATTCTGACAGGCTGATAATCTGCATCACAGGCATGCCAGGGGCTGGTAAGACAACAGCCATCTCAGGACTCAATCGGCTTGAGTTTGAGAGCGTCAGCATGGGAGATGTGGTAAGAGAAGAAGCAAAGAAAAGAGGATTCGGCCTCGATGCTGAGGGGCAGAGAAGGACTCAGAAGCTTCTGAGAGATGAGGGAGGTCCTGGTGCGATAGCCGAGCTGTGCGCAAGAAAGATAGTCGAAAGAGGGTTGAAGAGGGTACTGATCGATGGCGTAAGGTCGATCGAAGAGGTAAAGACCTTCAGCAGGATAGGCACTGTCAAGATACTCTGCATTCATGCTTCGCCTCCAAAGAGGTTCGAGTATCTTAGCACGAGAGGACGTAAGGATGACCCGAGGGATAGAGAGGAGTTTGAGAGGAGGGATAACACAGAGCTGGCTCTAGGGGTCGGCAACGTTATAGCCCTGGCAGACAGGGTTGTTGAGAACGAAGTGATATCTGTCGAAGAATTGCAGAGAAGTGTTGAAAAGATAGTTGGTAACTGGCTATCTTGACCAGTTATGAAGGATATAGGGGTCAGGTGCGAAGCATATGCCAGGCTGAACCCGTCGGAGAGCCAAGCTGTTCTTGAAAATGCGCTGAAGCTTCTAGCTTATCCTGAAGTCAATTCTGAATCAAAGATGGTTGGTGACGAATTACACGTATCTTTTTCAGGTCCATCGACACTGAAGAAGCTGCGTGAGCAGGCAGCTGCAAGGAGAGTCAGGTCAGTTCTCAGGCGTCTGATATTAACCAGTTACAGAGATGGCAAAGTTATTCTTATGCTCAACAGGCAGGCCCTAACTGCTGGTATTATAGCCTTCGTCGAGACTGAAGCAGAATCACCTCTTGGTCCTGTATATCTTGTCATTTATTCTGATGATATCCAGACTCTATCTGATTACTTGACTAGCGAAAAGCAGTTTCATAGGTGAAGAGGTATCTCGAACTGCGATAAATCCTCTGCAGCAACAACATCCTCATGGTATTTTCTTGCTTCTTCGACCATTTTGCTCACTTGGCTTATCCTCTGGCTGAAGTGTGTTAACACCAGCTTTCCTACCCCGGCAGCAGCAGCCAGCTTTGCAGCCTCAGCAGCTGTGGAATGTCCAAACCTCCTGGCTTCTTCTGCATACTCCTCTGAATAAGTGCTGTCGAATATGAGCAGGTCCACACCATTGAAGAAGTTCTGCAGTCTCTTGACAGGTCTTGTATCTCCTGAATACCCGAAGCTTCTCCCCCTTCTTGGAGGCCCAACCACTTCTTCAGGCCTTATCTTCTTTCCGTTCAGCCACACACTTCTGCCATGCTGGAGCTTCTGCCACAAAGGACCCCTAGGTATCCCTAAAGCCATAGCCTTCTCAGGGTAGAATTTACCAGGTCTCTCCCTCTCGTCAAGTCTGAAGCTGTACGCTTCATCATGGTGGGAAGCTCTGGCAGCTCTTATCACATATTCATCACTCTTGAGCAAGACTCCCTGTCTTACCTCTGTGAACTCCACATCATACCCCAGGTTTGAATTCAGTCTCCCAAGGACAAAATCGACCATCTCTTTGACTTTTGAAGGTGCTATGAGCTTCACGGGCTTCTCTCTTCCATGCAGAGACATGCTCAGAAGAAGGCCGAAGATGCCGAGCACATGGTCTCCATGTGAGTGACTTATGATTATCGTATCTGGCTGGTACTTTGAAATGTTGGCACTGATAAGTTGCCTTTGTGTACCTTCACCACAGTCGAAGAGGAATAGCTCTCCCTCTCTTTCAACCGCTATGCTGGGCAAACCCCTGCTTCTGCTAGGCATCGCAGCAGAGCTCCCGAGGACTGTAACTCTGAACAAAGTTCATCTCCTCCTGAATACAGAAATCGTCCTCGTAAGATTCCTGTGCACATATAAATCATGCCTGTACTGCAAAGCCAGGTCAACATCTTCCGATGGTAACTCTTTCGAGGGACTCATCATCAGGCAGATATCCCTACTCTTTAGCACTCTCTTCGCTTCCTTCATCAGGGAGACTCTGAGTTCTGACCTGTCTATTCCTAGGACAGAACTGCTCCTGCCATAGGGCAAGTCTGTTGCGATCGCATCAGCCCTCCTTATCGGCATCATCCTGGCATCAGCCATTACTATCTCTGAGTCATCTTTGGCAAAGTTTTCAAGATTCTTCATACAGCCCTCTACCATCTTCTTCGAAAGTTCCAGACCTATCGAATACGCTCCTATCACTGCTCCTTCTATCAGTATGCTTCCTGTTCCTGCAAGAGGGTCAAGAAGCACCTCTCCCTCCTTAACTTTGCTCAGGTTTACAAGCAGTCTGGCCAGTTTTGGGTGAAGTGCAGAAGGATGGAAGAAGGGTCTAGCTCTAGGCCTTCTGTCAACCCATCTTCTCTTGGCAACACCTATCACCCTGCCAACCAATAAACAGGTTTCTGCCTTGATGATTCTAACTACGTTATCAGGATGCTCAAGCCTGACTGTGTATCCATTACCACAAATCGTTTCACCGACTTCGGAATCTATCTTCAACTTTTCACTGCCATCAAACCCTATGCTATCAACCTTGAACGTCTGCCCATGCTCGAACCTTATGTTAGAAGCGCTTGCTAAAAGCTCATCGTTTGAGTGCAGAATATCAAAGACCCTACCAACTTCTCTTGTTAAAGCCAGCCTGGCAAAGACCTGCTCGGGTAATTCTGGAGTTTCCAAGACAACAATCTTTTCATCAATTATTTCGACGTTTGAAGAGATGCCATAGCACTCCAGAAGCGATAATATCTCTTTTCTGGCAAGTTCATAGTCGGGACCGCTCAACAGCGCATAAAACTTCATTTTGGCTTCTGCAACCCTTCAAAGCCTCCTGATAAAGTCGCTGAGTAAATGACTGACGCTCACCTTGCTGTACTGGCTCGGGATTGTGTCTGTTGCGATTATCTCCTTCACACCTGCTTCTTTCATTCTCGACGCAGCAGAATCAGCCAGAACTGCATGGGTACATGCAACTCTGATGTCAGCGACTCCGTTCATCTTCAGGATCCTTGATGCTTCAGCGATTGACCCTCCAGTCGAGATCAGGTCATCAACTATTATCGCATTTTTACCATTCAGCTGGACTTCGCCCTTGAAATGACTGCTGACCTTTCCTGTCACCCTATCCCTGCTCTTCTCCATGATGAGATAATCGCATCCTACCCTTGCTGCAAAAGTTTCCACCCTCACCTTTGCACCTTCATCAGGTGCTATTGCGATCAGGTTTGAAGTGTCAACATTGCTCTTGACGTATTCTGCGAGAACAGGCACAGCTGAGAGGCTGTTGGCTGGGATGCTGAAATACCCGAGTCCTTCGACGTTGTGTATGTCAACTGTAAGAAACCTGACAACGCCCGAAGCCTCCAGAAGCTTTGCAACCGTCCTGACGCTTATCGCTTCTCCGTTCAGGTACATCCTGTGCTGCCTGGCATAAGCAAGATATGGTACTACAGCGACAACCCTGCTTCCCATTTCTCTGAGAAGGTCTGAAATCAGGAAGAGCTGCATCAGGTTTGAATCCTGGGGAGGAGAGGTGGTCTGAACCAGTACAGCAAACTTCGCTATCCAAGGCTCAGGTATCCTTACGTAGTTCTCACCGTCAGGAAACCTTTTGTACTCTACATCGACAAGTCTTGCACGAAGCTCCTCTGCCATCTTCTTAGCAATTTCCTTTGATGAAGGACCAGCCACGACGCAAAAATCGTCCAAATCCTAAACAGCAGACTGGCAATTCCATGCATATTTTAACTATACTAGCGAAGCCAGTCTGTCAACAGTCGTTATACATTTCAGAAAGAGGGCATCAAAGAACACTTTTGCAGCTACTGAAATTCTGATATTCTACGACAATCTTTGTAGCAGCTTTTCTTTCATTTTGCGAAAACAATTGGCATATAGTTTAAAAATACATCTAGCAAAGCTCGGGTTATGTCGACGCAAACCTGTCCAGAATGCGGAAGTTCAATGTCTTATGACCTCGCCACCAAACACTTCACCTGCAAGAAGTGCGGGCTCTATGTTACAAGGGAACAGCTTTATGACCTCAGGATAAAGATCAGAGAAAGGGTTGAAAACGACAAGAGAAAGAGAAGACAGATGCAGGACGATTACCTAGAGTGGTGGCTTTCATCTAAGCATTGAACGTCAGCTCGTAGTTCGAGTTTCTTTTATCCAGCCATTCCTTAAAGGCTTTTACAGCATCATCTACTTCGCCTGCATTAACACCTCTGCCCGTGAACTGAACTATCACCTTGCTCACTCTTTCGTAACCTGCAGGATGCGTCTTTATGTAAATATCAGGATACCTGCTGACAAGTTCAGATATTATACCGGCCATTGCAGCTTCAGGGACGCCATAGACTGTCACATCTATCCCCCTCACAACCTGCTTGCGGGATGAAATCATATCTGCAACATAGGTATCGAATATACCCTTCATTTCGTCAGGGACACCAGGCAAGCTGACAACATTCGTGTCTTTCACCCTGACGAGTACACCTGGAGCAGTACCTACAGGGTTCTGAAGCGGTCTTGAATTTTCAGGTATAGTTGCCATCTTTCTCCTTCCTTCTGATACAGTCTTCTCGTCTACGGCCTGAAGGGTAGTGATCCCCCTCCTCTTCACAGACTCCTGAACCATCCTCATCGCCTCTTCGCTGAAAACCAGAGGCACTTTTGCAGCCTGAGCTATACCCTGGAGAGTCTTATCATCGTAAGTAGGCCCGAGACCTCCAGTGACTATCAACCATTCCTCTTTCCTGTTGCAGGCTTCTTCAACAGCTGCAGCAATTTCGCCAACGTCATCGCCTACAACAGTTATCCTCCTAACTCTGGCTCCTATCTCATACAATCTTCTGCTCAACCAGTTCGAGTTCGTGTCAAGAGTTCTCCCCATAAGTATTTCATTACCAACGCAGAGAATCTCAGCCAGCACCTGCTGCGAAGTCATGGCATTCAACCAAACATTCAAAAGGATATTAACTTTAGCCAGCTCTTCTATAGCCATGTACAGTGTTTTTGTCGTCGGTACAGCCGGCTGCGGAAAGAGCCTTCTGACCAAATCTCTGAAGGACTGGTTCGTTATGAAAGGAGCCAATGTCATAACAGTCAATCTTGACCCAGGTGCAGAATCTCTGCCGTATGACCCGGATGTGGACGTAAGGCTTTATGTCGATATCCATGAGTTGATGCAGAGGTACCAGCTCGGACCCAATGGTGCACTTGTGCTTGCGACAGATATGGTTGCAACGAAGCTGAACGAGCTTCAGGATGATGTGGATTCCTACAGGGCTGATTATGCTATATTCGACTCACCCGGTCAGGTCGAGCTCTTTGCATTCAGGCCTAGCGGTCAGGTCATTGCAAAGGGCCTTTCATCAGAAGAAAGGGCCCTTCTCTTCGTCTATGATGCATGGCTCTGCAATTCGCCTGAAAACTTTCTTGCTCTGTCTTTGCTTGCTTCCTCTGTCAAGCTCAGGTTCTCGATACCTTTGGTATCAGTTCTGAACAAAATAGACCTTGCAAAGCAGGAAGCTGAAAAGGTACTATCATGGTCTTCAGAACCAGAAAGGCTGCTCGATGACCTCTCTTCATCGCTTAAAGGGGAGGACCATTTGCTCTACACGTATCTTGCCGACGCTCTTGTGAAGGGGGAATTCATAGAAAGACTGATTCCTGTTTCTGCAGCAACTACAGAAGGAATTGAAGATATAAGCGGCAGTCTCTCGATGCTCTTCCGCGGGGGAGAAGAATCGTTTGAGTAAAGGAGGGGTTTCGTCTGAATAACTACGCTTCAGGAAGGAATGCAGAGTATACCATAAAGAACCTTCTCATATCCAAGGGATACAGATTCATCATAAGAAGTGCTGGTTCACACAGCCCGATAGATTTGCTTGCAGCCGATGGCAAGAGAAAGCTTGCCATTCAGGTAAAGAGAAGAAAATACATATCGAAGGAAGAAAAGGCCCTTCTCCTCTCATGGGCAGCCTCGTTCGATGCTGCACCAGTTTTTGCAAGCAAAGTTGGAGGCAGGTGGACCTTCCATCTGGTGATGGAGAACAGCCTGAAGAAGATAGACGTGTGAACTGCCATATCAAATTAGGTATGGTATCGTTAACAGCGCGAAGACGATGAATAGCATCAGCACACTTACAACGTTGCTCGTATTCCTTACAATCTTGCTGTCCCAGTCTGCATGAGTTATTGCTCTGAGCAAATGCCTGAATGCAACTCCTCCGTCAAAAGGACCAAGAGGTAGAGCGTTGAAGAGTGCAAGGTTAAGGTTGACGAACCACATCCAGAAGAGCAAGTTAGTCAGAGGAAAAGCAAGCACTCCGAGAGAGCTTGTGTAGAACATCTGCATCTGCTGGCTGAAAGGAACCTGTGATGCGACAAGGCTCGGAAAGACAAAGTACCTCGAGATGGAAAGAGGAGAGAATGCAAGAAAGCTCTTCAGAACCAGAGAAGGATTCTCTGCCGGGGTTATGCCAAGGTAGCCTATCGACCTGTTGTTAGGATTTGAAGCCAGAACCAGCTGACTGCTTTCCATAATTCCTGCGTGCTGGTATGTAATTGTCAGAACCTCTCCCGGGTGTGTACTGGCCATGAATTGGCTCAGCTGCACAGTTGTATTGAGGGTTGTCGAATTCAGAGCAACAAGTATGTCTCCTGCTCGCAGGCCAGCAAGGTAAGTAGGGGAATTTGGTTCAACAGTAACAACAGCTATGCCACTTGGCGCTGATACTGGAATATACGTTGATACGACAAGCAGCATGAGAAGTAAAGATACGGCAGCAACAACGAAGTTGCTTCCTGCGCCTGCTGCAAGTATTCTTCCCGCAGTTCCTGGGGATGCCCTTTTCAGCTCCTCTTCATCAAGCTCCACAAACGCTCCTATAGGTATGAACAAAAGAAAGATCAGGCCAGAATCCTTGACCATAAATCCCTGCCTTCTTGCCATTATCCCATGTGAAGCCTCGTGGACTATCATAGCAGTCAGCAGTGCTATCCATCCGTAGACAATAGGGAGGTATGGGTTGAGACCTGGAAGTAACAAGTTTGCCTGTGGCCCTAAGCTTCTGACGAACTGGCTCAAGGCTGGTGTTGTCAGATACCTGAATATTGCAAACAGAGCCAGATATATCATCGCTGCAGCTATGACAGGCATGATGTAGAGGTAGAAATTTCCTAATGCTGGTGTCAGTCTGTTTCCTGCAAGCCTGTCCATCAGGTTTCTCCCCCTTCTTGTCTTGATCAGCAGAAGAGGGAACTTGAATTCTACATGCCTGAATCCCTCGGATGAATCTTCTCCTTCTCCATCTAACTGGCTCAAAAGTCGCCCCTACCTGTCATAATGCATAATATCTACTTTATCTCTCTAGTCTTATCTGTAGTATGGCACAGGAGCCTTCTCTATCAGCTTTCCTTCCCTTGATGCCCTGACCTTCTTAACTGCATCCTCAAGGTACTGCATCGAGATTGCGGCTTCGTTAACATGCTTTTTAGCATCTTCAGGGTCGGGGTACTTGCTCAGGAAGTCCTGTAGAACTAGCGAGACTGCTGTGTTTATTACTGAAGCCAGGTCAGCTCCGCTGAACCCATCTGTTGCTTCGGCTATCTTTTCGAAGTTTACATCTCCTGCCAATGGCTTGCCAGCTGAATGTATCTTCAGTATCTCAAGCCTTGCCGCTCTATCAGGCAGAGGCACATAGATCAGCTTGTCATACCTTCCTGCCCTGAGCAGAGCTGGGTCCACCATATCTATCCTGTTTGTCGCTGCAAGAACGACTACTCCCGTTAAAGGCTGTATACCATCAAGCTCTGTAAGTAACTGGCTGACAACCCTTTCTGTCACCATGCTGTCAGAGCTGACACCTCTTATCGGTGCAAGTGCATCGACCTCATCAAAGAATATTATGCACGGAGAAGCCTGCCTAGCCTTCCTGAAGACTTCTCTCACAGCCTTCTCCGACTCGCCGACCCACTTGCTGAGAAGTTCTGGGCCTCTGACTGATATGAAGTTAGCAGAACTTTCAGTCGCCACAGCCTTTGCAAGCATAGTCTTGCCTGTACCGGATGGTCCGTACAGCAGAATCCCCTTTGGAATGTTGTAGCCCAACCTCTTGTAAGCATCCGGATACTTCATCGGCCATTCTACAGCTTCCTGCAGCTCCTTCTTCACCTGTTCAAGCCCTCCTATTTCGTTCCAGTGCACATCAGGTGTTTCGAGGTATACCTCCCTCATCGCTGACGGGGTTATCTCTCTGAGAGCTTCTTCAAAGTCTGACATAGACACCTGAAGCTTGTTCAGAGTCTCAGGCGGTATCTTCTCTTCATCAAGCTTGATCTCTGGCAGATTCCTCCTCAGCGTCTTCATCGCTGCTTCCTTGCACAGATACTCAAGGTCAGCTCCTACGTAGCCATGTGTAACTGATGCCAGTCTGTTCAGGTCCACATCGCTTGTCAGGGGCATATGCCTGGTGTGAATCTGCAGGATTTCAAGCCTCCCCTTCTTGTCAGGGACCTTGATCTCTATCTCCCTGTCGAACCTTCCCGGCCTGCGAAGAGCTGGGTCTATTGCGTTCGGTCTGTTTGTTGCAGCGATTACGACAACTTTGCCCCTTCCTTCAAGGCCATCCATCAGCGAAAGGAGCTGTGAAACAACCCTTCTTTCAACCTCACCAGTAACTTCCTCTCTCTTTGGAGCTATCGAGTCTATCTCGTCTATGAATATGATTGTGGGAGATTTTTCCTTTGCCTCCTTGAATATCTCCCTCAGCCTCGCTTCAGACTCACCGTAGAACTTGCTCATGATCTCTGGACCGCTTATGCTTATGAAGTGAGCGTTTGTTTCGTTAGCAACAGCTTTTGCAAGAAGGGTCTTGCCAGTTCCTGGAGGACCATAGAGCAGTACACCCTTTGGTGCCTCGATGCCTAACCTCTCGAACAGCTCCGGGTGTCTTAGCGGGAGCTCAACCATCTCCCTTATCTTCTGTATTTCATCCTTCAGGCCTCCTATGTCCTCATAGGTTACCTGAGGTACACCTCTAAGCAGCTCACCTTTTTCTGAAAGCTGGAAGACAGTCCTCTGGCTGATTATAGCAGCCTCAGCACTCGGTGTAAGTCCAACAACCTGAAACGTCAGTCTACCGCCAAAGTAGGGGACCATTATGTTGTCCCCCCTTGTTACAGGAACTCCTTCAAGAGCATCAGTTATGTATCTCTCGTCGATAGGGGGAATATTCTCAAGAGGCGCCACTATAACCTTTTCAGCTGGAACAGCCTTTATCTTTCTGACTGCAACAGTATCTCCTATTGCAACACCAGAATTGTTCCTTGTCAGACCATCTATCCTGATTATACCTCTTCCTTCGTCAGAGGGGTAGAGAGGCAAACACTTTGCAACAGTCTTTCTCTTGCCTCTTACTTCAAGCACATCACCTGTCGAAGCGCCGAGGGAATCCATTACGTCATAATCGACTCTTGCCACACCTCTACCAACATCTCTTGTGTATGCTTCCAGCACTTTCAGATTAACTGTTTCTGCGCTCAATGTAGTTCCCCCTACTCAACATCAAGTTGCTTATAGGCTTTATTACCGTTACCACGCAATCTGAACTTTATCTCAAGTATACCATTCTTATACGTTGCTTCACCTGAGTCTGGGTCCACAGCGTTCTTTAACTTTACGTGCGTCTTATATACCCTGTCCTCTGACTTCGCTTCTATCGAAATGTTGTCTTCGTCAGCCTGCAGGTTTATCGATTCCTTCTCCACTCCAGGCATTTCGGCAATAACGTTCAGAGTATCTCTGCTGATGAACTGCTCGACAAGAGGCTCCCTTATTTCTTCCTCTGAACGTACATCCCCGAAAGTTCTGAAAACAGGTCTGCCGTTTTCAAACTCGAATGTGAACCCCTTTACGTAAGGCTTTTTGAAAAATTCTGCTCTCTCCTTTCTGAAGTTCTTAATCATCTCTTCTATTTCCTTCTCCATCTCTTCAAGAAGCTCGTCTATATCGTCGAAGAAATCCGGATTGAAGTCTTCTCCCACTTGCTATCATTCTGCTGCGAAGCGCCACGTCAATTTAAACGTTGACACAAAGCCTTTCTACATTCCTTCTTCCTTCTGAATCTGTGAATTATCCTGAGCATTTATGTTCTCGTTTATCACATCTGCCATATAGTGGTCCTTGATCTTGACCTTAACACTCTTGACCCCTTCAACTTCTAGTATCGACCTTTTGATATCTTCTGCTATCTGATATGCAAACATAGCAGGGCAGACAGGTGTAGTCATTCTGACCTCTGTGTAGACTTCACCATCATCGCTTATCTCCAGCTTCTCAACCAGGTTAAGCTCCACTATGGGCACTCCTATTTCAGGGTCGACGACATAATTCAGCTTCTCCCATATCTCGTTTGTCATCTGTTCCTTGTCCATTGTATGCTTTGGAGATGCAAGGGTTCTAATAATGTTTCCTGTTCTTCTGCTATCATGGCATTATCCAACAACCCAAAAATGACTCTAAGCGATTCTGTCATCCGTTTTGTCCAGAGGGTGAAAAGCTGAGCTCCTGTCCTATTAACTGCAAATCTCGACAGGTGTGACTGATTTAACACTAACCCCTGGCAGAGAGTATATAATATACCTCATGTTTTTTGGAGCAGCGTCAGTCATGGAACTGTCTGAGAGAAGCGAAAGGAATACTGTACTGAGCAAGGAATTGCAGAGCCTGATGAACAGGATAAACTCTGCCTTCCTTCTCCTAGATAAGGAGCTCAAGCTCGTCTATGCCAGCAACTTCTCTCTTAGAGTTCTGGGGCTTGAGAATACTGACTACGAAAAGATAGACTTTCTTTCGTTGCTGCCTGAGAGAGACAGACCTAGAGCTCTCGAGGTCCTTCAGAGAGCTTTGAAAGGAGAGAGCATAAACTCTGTCCTCCTCTCAACCAGGACGAGAAAGGGCGCTGAGAGGCTTGTATCCTGGCAGATAGAGCCTATCAACCTTGAAGAGATAGCTCTCATTCTTGTAGGTCAGGACATAACTGAAAACGAGACACTGGAAAGAGAGCTGATGGCAGCGAACGACAAGCTTGCCTCGGTTCTGGATAACAGTACCTTTACCATACTGACGATTGACCTTGACCTGAGAATAGACTATGTTAACAGGAGGGGTGTGCTTGCAACAGGATATACCAGGGAAGAGCTTCTGGGTAAGCATATTGGCGAGATATTCATCGGTCTCAATGCAGGGGAGCTCGGAGGTTTTATGTCCACCATATACAGAGGTGCAACCTTCGGGCCGGCTGAAGCCAGACTCAGGACAAAGGACGGTACGCTAATCTCGTATGAAATAACTGTCGACCCTGTGTTCGTTCAGGGGACTGTCGTTGGAGCAGTTATAACTGCAAGTGACATTACACA from Conexivisphaerales archaeon carries:
- a CDS encoding AAA family ATPase, translated to MHSDRLIICITGMPGAGKTTAISGLNRLEFESVSMGDVVREEAKKRGFGLDAEGQRRTQKLLRDEGGPGAIAELCARKIVERGLKRVLIDGVRSIEEVKTFSRIGTVKILCIHASPPKRFEYLSTRGRKDDPRDREEFERRDNTELALGVGNVIALADRVVENEVISVEELQRSVEKIVGNWLS
- the rnz gene encoding ribonuclease Z, with the protein product MFRVTVLGSSAAMPSRSRGLPSIAVEREGELFLFDCGEGTQRQLISANISKYQPDTIIISHSHGDHVLGIFGLLLSMSLHGREKPVKLIAPSKVKEMVDFVLGRLNSNLGYDVEFTEVRQGVLLKSDEYVIRAARASHHDEAYSFRLDERERPGKFYPEKAMALGIPRGPLWQKLQHGRSVWLNGKKIRPEEVVGPPRRGRSFGYSGDTRPVKRLQNFFNGVDLLIFDSTYSEEYAEEARRFGHSTAAEAAKLAAAAGVGKLVLTHFSQRISQVSKMVEEARKYHEDVVAAEDLSQFEIPLHL
- a CDS encoding ribose-phosphate pyrophosphokinase, with translation MDDFCVVAGPSSKEIAKKMAEELRARLVDVEYKRFPDGENYVRIPEPWIAKFAVLVQTTSPPQDSNLMQLFLISDLLREMGSRVVAVVPYLAYARQHRMYLNGEAISVRTVAKLLEASGVVRFLTVDIHNVEGLGYFSIPANSLSAVPVLAEYVKSNVDTSNLIAIAPDEGAKVRVETFAARVGCDYLIMEKSRDRVTGKVSSHFKGEVQLNGKNAIIVDDLISTGGSIAEASRILKMNGVADIRVACTHAVLADSAASRMKEAGVKEIIATDTIPSQYSKVSVSHLLSDFIRRL
- a CDS encoding transposase codes for the protein MSTQTCPECGSSMSYDLATKHFTCKKCGLYVTREQLYDLRIKIRERVENDKRKRRQMQDDYLEWWLSSKH
- a CDS encoding molybdopterin-binding protein yields the protein MTSQQVLAEILCVGNEILMGRTLDTNSNWLSRRLYEIGARVRRITVVGDDVGEIAAAVEEACNRKEEWLIVTGGLGPTYDDKTLQGIAQAAKVPLVFSEEAMRMVQESVKRRGITTLQAVDEKTVSEGRRKMATIPENSRPLQNPVGTAPGVLVRVKDTNVVSLPGVPDEMKGIFDTYVADMISSRKQVVRGIDVTVYGVPEAAMAGIISELVSRYPDIYIKTHPAGYERVSKVIVQFTGRGVNAGEVDDAVKAFKEWLDKRNSNYELTFNA
- a CDS encoding ATP/GTP-binding protein, with product MAFNQTFKRILTLASSSIAMYSVFVVGTAGCGKSLLTKSLKDWFVMKGANVITVNLDPGAESLPYDPDVDVRLYVDIHELMQRYQLGPNGALVLATDMVATKLNELQDDVDSYRADYAIFDSPGQVELFAFRPSGQVIAKGLSSEERALLFVYDAWLCNSPENFLALSLLASSVKLRFSIPLVSVLNKIDLAKQEAEKVLSWSSEPERLLDDLSSSLKGEDHLLYTYLADALVKGEFIERLIPVSAATTEGIEDISGSLSMLFRGGEESFE
- a CDS encoding site-2 protease family protein, whose translation is MSQLDGEGEDSSEGFRHVEFKFPLLLIKTRRGRNLMDRLAGNRLTPALGNFYLYIMPVIAAAMIYLALFAIFRYLTTPALSQFVRSLGPQANLLLPGLNPYLPIVYGWIALLTAMIVHEASHGIMARRQGFMVKDSGLIFLLFIPIGAFVELDEEELKRASPGTAGRILAAGAGSNFVVAAVSLLLMLLVVSTYIPVSAPSGIAVVTVEPNSPTYLAGLRAGDILVALNSTTLNTTVQLSQFMASTHPGEVLTITYQHAGIMESSQLVLASNPNNRSIGYLGITPAENPSLVLKSFLAFSPLSISRYFVFPSLVASQVPFSQQMQMFYTSSLGVLAFPLTNLLFWMWFVNLNLALFNALPLGPFDGGVAFRHLLRAITHADWDSKIVRNTSNVVSVLMLFIVFALLTIPYLI
- a CDS encoding CDC48 family AAA ATPase; translation: MSAETVNLKVLEAYTRDVGRGVARVDYDVMDSLGASTGDVLEVRGKRKTVAKCLPLYPSDEGRGIIRIDGLTRNNSGVAIGDTVAVRKIKAVPAEKVIVAPLENIPPIDERYITDALEGVPVTRGDNIMVPYFGGRLTFQVVGLTPSAEAAIISQRTVFQLSEKGELLRGVPQVTYEDIGGLKDEIQKIREMVELPLRHPELFERLGIEAPKGVLLYGPPGTGKTLLAKAVANETNAHFISISGPEIMSKFYGESEARLREIFKEAKEKSPTIIFIDEIDSIAPKREEVTGEVERRVVSQLLSLMDGLEGRGKVVVIAATNRPNAIDPALRRPGRFDREIEIKVPDKKGRLEILQIHTRHMPLTSDVDLNRLASVTHGYVGADLEYLCKEAAMKTLRRNLPEIKLDEEKIPPETLNKLQVSMSDFEEALREITPSAMREVYLETPDVHWNEIGGLEQVKKELQEAVEWPMKYPDAYKRLGYNIPKGILLYGPSGTGKTMLAKAVATESSANFISVRGPELLSKWVGESEKAVREVFRKARQASPCIIFFDEVDALAPIRGVSSDSMVTERVVSQLLTELDGIQPLTGVVVLAATNRIDMVDPALLRAGRYDKLIYVPLPDRAARLEILKIHSAGKPLAGDVNFEKIAEATDGFSGADLASVINTAVSLVLQDFLSKYPDPEDAKKHVNEAAISMQYLEDAVKKVRASREGKLIEKAPVPYYR
- a CDS encoding Hsp20 family protein encodes the protein MGEDFNPDFFDDIDELLEEMEKEIEEMIKNFRKERAEFFKKPYVKGFTFEFENGRPVFRTFGDVRSEEEIREPLVEQFISRDTLNVIAEMPGVEKESINLQADEDNISIEAKSEDRVYKTHVKLKNAVDPDSGEATYKNGILEIKFRLRGNGNKAYKQLDVE
- a CDS encoding iron-sulfur cluster assembly protein; the protein is MDKEQMTNEIWEKLNYVVDPEIGVPIVELNLVEKLEISDDGEVYTEVRMTTPVCPAMFAYQIAEDIKRSILEVEGVKSVKVKIKDHYMADVINENINAQDNSQIQKEEGM